Proteins found in one Aliidongia dinghuensis genomic segment:
- the ychF gene encoding redox-regulated ATPase YchF, with translation MGFNCGIVGLPNVGKSTLFNALTATAAAEAANYPFCTIEPNVGRVAVPDPRLFKLAEIAKSAKIIPTQLEFVDIAGLVRGASKGEGLGNQFLANIRQTDAIAHVLRCFEDGNVTHVEGSVDPVRDAETVETELMLADLESLERRVQAAQKKMRGNDKEAKAQLEVMEPVLAALREGKAARTVKLDAEHQKILKQLDLITAKPVVYVCNVEEASAATGNAHSAKVAEFAKAQGAVSVVISAAIEAEVSQLADEAEKAEFLETLGLEETGLARVIRAGYGLLGLITFFTVGPKEARAWTVEAGAKAPQAAGVIHTDFEKGFIRAETISHDDYVACNGEAGAKEAGKMRLEGSDYLVKDGDIFHFRFNV, from the coding sequence ATGGGCTTCAATTGCGGCATCGTCGGCCTGCCGAACGTCGGCAAATCGACCCTGTTCAATGCGCTGACCGCAACGGCCGCGGCCGAGGCGGCCAACTATCCGTTCTGCACGATCGAGCCCAACGTCGGCCGCGTCGCCGTGCCCGACCCGCGGCTCTTCAAGCTCGCCGAGATCGCGAAGTCGGCCAAGATCATCCCGACCCAGCTCGAGTTCGTCGACATCGCCGGCCTGGTGCGCGGCGCCTCCAAGGGCGAGGGCCTCGGCAACCAGTTCCTGGCCAACATCCGCCAGACCGACGCGATCGCCCATGTGCTGCGCTGCTTCGAGGACGGCAACGTGACCCACGTCGAGGGCTCGGTCGACCCGGTGCGCGACGCGGAGACGGTCGAAACCGAGCTGATGCTGGCCGACCTCGAGAGCCTGGAGCGCCGGGTCCAGGCCGCGCAGAAGAAGATGCGCGGCAACGACAAGGAGGCGAAGGCCCAGCTCGAGGTCATGGAGCCGGTGCTGGCCGCCCTCCGCGAGGGCAAGGCCGCGCGCACGGTCAAGCTCGATGCCGAGCACCAGAAGATCCTGAAGCAGCTAGACCTCATCACGGCGAAGCCGGTGGTCTATGTCTGCAACGTCGAGGAAGCCTCGGCTGCGACCGGCAACGCCCATTCGGCCAAGGTCGCCGAATTCGCCAAGGCGCAGGGCGCCGTCTCGGTCGTGATTTCGGCCGCGATCGAGGCGGAGGTCTCGCAGCTCGCGGATGAGGCCGAGAAGGCCGAGTTCCTGGAGACGCTCGGCCTCGAGGAGACCGGCCTCGCTCGCGTCATCCGCGCCGGCTACGGGCTCTTGGGGCTCATCACCTTCTTCACGGTCGGCCCCAAGGAGGCGCGCGCCTGGACCGTTGAAGCCGGCGCCAAGGCCCCCCAGGCGGCCGGCGTCATCCATACGGACTTCGAGAAGGGCTTCATCCGCGCCGAGACCATCTCCCACGACGACTACGTCGCCTGCAACGGCGAGGCCGGCGCCAAGGAAGCCGGCAAGATGCGGCTCGAGGGCTCGGACTATCTCGTCAAGGACGGTGACATCTTCCATTTCCGCTTCAACGTGTAG
- a CDS encoding TY-Chap domain-containing protein, whose protein sequence is MRKPASSDLFVRIGAGDAAAQDEVLAGLQLSYAGLIYAVLEAIRAHEMTEHNRFLILAIEDRPFYVQCMFYDEDQWLHCEAASGAYDNWSPTKELTAALASLGYDVTKPDENYSVERLIADEDSLMDIASLLVETLYRAYGLGLDMRLIYEAPFVPGRDLEALIHSVFAPLIR, encoded by the coding sequence ATGCGCAAGCCTGCTTCATCCGACCTATTCGTTCGTATCGGCGCTGGCGACGCTGCCGCCCAGGACGAAGTCTTGGCAGGGCTGCAGCTGAGCTATGCCGGCCTAATCTATGCGGTGCTGGAGGCGATCCGCGCCCACGAGATGACGGAGCACAACCGTTTCCTCATCTTGGCGATTGAGGACCGCCCGTTTTATGTCCAGTGCATGTTCTACGACGAAGACCAGTGGCTGCATTGCGAGGCGGCGTCGGGCGCCTATGACAACTGGTCGCCAACCAAGGAACTAACCGCCGCCCTGGCATCACTCGGCTACGACGTGACGAAACCAGACGAGAATTATTCAGTCGAGCGCTTAATTGCTGACGAAGATAGCCTGATGGATATCGCAAGCCTCCTGGTGGAGACGTTGTATCGCGCCTACGGCCTCGGGCTGGACATGCGGCTAATCTATGAAGCGCCATTCGTCCCCGGCCGTGATCTGGAGGCTTTGATCCACAGCGTCTTCGCACCGCTTATCCGCTGA
- a CDS encoding AIM24 family protein has translation MAFLNRRPTPLPSQLADATAAGYTFHLSGELVPVLTVELMPGQTIFFEHHILLWKEPSVEISVRPLAGMLKRMIAGMQILVTEARGPGQIALSRDGVGQIFPMHLAAGQELNVREHQFLAGTSTIDYTWDRVSGIANMLFGGTGFFVDRFHAAGGEGIVWLHGHGNVFEKDLAPGEQIDVEPGGWLYKDPSVQLDTNLTGLSTGFLAGNSITLNRFTGPGRLGLQSASPMLMSAGADARDRADSNTAANVASAAFGVLGGLAAGLFGSDRDDR, from the coding sequence ATGGCCTTCCTCAATCGCCGCCCGACGCCGCTGCCCTCGCAGCTCGCCGACGCCACCGCCGCCGGCTATACTTTCCACCTCTCGGGCGAGCTCGTGCCCGTGCTGACGGTCGAGCTCATGCCCGGCCAGACGATCTTCTTCGAGCATCACATCCTGCTCTGGAAAGAACCGTCGGTTGAGATCAGCGTGCGGCCCTTGGCCGGCATGCTGAAGCGCATGATCGCCGGCATGCAGATCCTGGTGACCGAGGCGCGCGGGCCCGGCCAGATCGCGCTGTCGCGCGATGGGGTCGGCCAGATTTTCCCGATGCACCTCGCCGCCGGCCAGGAATTGAACGTGCGCGAGCATCAGTTCCTCGCCGGCACGAGCACCATCGACTACACCTGGGATCGGGTGTCCGGCATCGCGAACATGCTGTTCGGCGGCACCGGCTTCTTCGTCGACCGGTTCCATGCCGCCGGCGGCGAGGGCATCGTCTGGCTGCACGGCCACGGCAACGTGTTCGAGAAGGACCTGGCCCCGGGCGAGCAGATCGACGTCGAGCCGGGCGGCTGGCTCTACAAGGACCCGTCGGTCCAGCTCGACACCAACCTGACCGGACTCTCGACCGGCTTCCTGGCCGGCAACAGCATCACGCTCAACCGCTTCACCGGCCCCGGGCGGCTTGGCCTGCAATCGGCCTCGCCCATGCTGATGAGCGCCGGGGCCGACGCGCGCGACCGGGCCGACAGCAACACGGCGGCCAACGTCGCGAGTGCTGCGTTCGGCGTCCTGGGCGGCCTCGCCGCGGGCCTGTTCGGCAGCGACCGCGACGATCGCTGA
- a CDS encoding dienelactone hydrolase family protein, with amino-acid sequence MGQTLKLTAADGFTLDAYRADPSGTPKGAIVVVQEIFGVNSHIRNVTDGFAAAGYVAIAPAIFDRAERGIELGYDQAGIDAGLKARGAIPVDGTLADLQAAVDAVKGVGKVGIVGYCWGGSLAFLAAGRVTGLAAAVGYYGGAIAQFIDTAPKIPTLLHFGKEDHGIPLTDVDKISTRYPSIPVHLYPAGHGFNCDQRGSYDKPSAELALTRTLEFFNNNLA; translated from the coding sequence ATGGGCCAGACACTTAAGCTGACCGCCGCCGACGGCTTCACCCTCGACGCCTATCGGGCGGACCCTTCGGGCACGCCCAAGGGCGCCATCGTCGTGGTGCAGGAGATCTTCGGCGTGAACAGCCACATCCGCAACGTCACGGACGGCTTTGCCGCCGCCGGCTATGTCGCGATCGCCCCGGCCATCTTCGACCGCGCCGAGCGCGGCATCGAGCTCGGCTATGATCAGGCGGGCATCGATGCCGGCCTCAAGGCGCGCGGCGCCATTCCAGTCGACGGCACGCTCGCCGACCTGCAGGCCGCGGTCGATGCGGTCAAGGGCGTCGGCAAGGTCGGCATCGTCGGCTATTGCTGGGGCGGCTCGCTCGCGTTCCTGGCAGCAGGCCGGGTCACCGGCCTCGCGGCCGCCGTCGGCTACTACGGCGGCGCCATCGCCCAATTCATCGACACCGCGCCCAAGATCCCGACCTTGTTGCATTTCGGCAAGGAAGATCACGGCATCCCGCTTACCGACGTCGACAAGATCAGCACGCGCTATCCGTCGATTCCCGTCCATCTCTATCCGGCCGGCCACGGTTTCAATTGCGACCAGCGCGGCAGTTACGACAAGCCGAGCGCCGAGCTGGCGCTGACCAGGACATTGGAATTCTTCAACAATAACCTTGCCTAA